From Cyclopterus lumpus isolate fCycLum1 chromosome 2, fCycLum1.pri, whole genome shotgun sequence, a single genomic window includes:
- the LOC117744108 gene encoding vesicle transport protein SFT2B-like — protein MDKLKKVLSGQDEGSTDGTGILERANEASTLAWGTRMKGFGVCFVLGIVCSILASCTLWIPGVGLIVFAVLYSVGNVSALASTMFLIGPCRQLKTMCARERAFATVLVLVCLALTLCAAFWWKNNGLALLFCVLQFLAFAWYGLSYIPFARDGFMKLCSVCV, from the exons ATGGATAAGCTGAAGAAGGTGCTGAGCGGACAGGATGAAGGGAGCACCGACGGGACCGGGATCCTGGAG AGAGCCAATGAGGCGTCCACCCTGGCCTGGGGCACCAGGATGAAGGGCTTCGGCGTCTGCTTCGTTCTCGGCATCGTGTGCTCCATCCTG GCGAGCTGCACCCTGTGGATCCCTGGAGTCGGCCTCATTGTGTTCGCTGTCCTCTACAGTGTGGGAAACGTCAGCGCTCTGGCCAG CACCATGTTCCTGATTGGTCCGTGTCGGCAGCTGAAGACCATGTGTGCTAGAGAGAGAGCCTTTGCCACCGTCCTCGTGCTG GTTTGTCTGGCGTTGACGCTTTGTGCTGCATTCtgg TGGAAGAATAACGGTCTCGCTCTGCTCTTCTGTGTCCTTCAGTTTCTGGCATTCGCCTg GTACGGCCTTTCATACATCCCCTTTGCCAG GGACGGCTTCATGAAATTATGTTCAGTGTGCGTCTGA
- the LOC117746546 gene encoding glycine-rich cell wall structural protein 1.8-like produces MGDGSWGTGHGERAMVNGPWGTGHGGRAMGDGSWWTGHGGRVMVDGSCGLAMGDGSWGTGHGGRVMVDGSFVDGLWWTGHGGRAMVDGPWWTDHGGRVMVDGPWGTGHLWTGYGGRVMVDGPWGTGHGGRAMGDGSFVDGPWGTGHLWTGYGGRVMVDGPWGTGHGGRVMVDGPWGTGHGGRVMGDGSFVDGLWWTGHGGRAMVDGPWWTDHGGRVMVDGPPWGTGHLWTGYGGRVMVDGPWGTGHGGRAMGDGSFVDGSWGMGHGGRAMGDGSFVDGLWWTGHGGRVMVDGPWWTGHGERVMGGGSWWTGHGGRFMGDGP; encoded by the coding sequence ATGGGGGACGGGTCATGGGGGACGGGTCATGGTGAACGGGCCATGGTGAACGGGCCATGGGGGACGGGTCATGGTGGACGGGCCATGGGGGACGGGTCATGGTGGACGGGTCATGGGGGACGGGTCATGGTGGACGGGTCATGTGGACTGGCCATGGGGGACGGGTCATGGGGGACGGGTCATGGGGGACGGGTCATGGTGGACGGGTCATTTGTGGACGGGCTATGGTGGACGGGCCATGGGGGACGGGCCATGGTGGACGGGCCATGGTGGACGGATCATGGGGGACGGGTCATGGTGGACGGGCCATGGGGGACGGGTCATTTGTGGACGGGCTATGGTGGACGGGTCATGGTGGACGGGCCATGGGGGACGGGTCATGGTGGACGGGCCATGGGGGACGGGTCATTTGTGGACGGGCCATGGGGCACGGGTCATTTGTGGACAGGCTATGGTGGACGGGTCATGGTGGACGGGCCATGGGGGACGGGTCATGGGGGACGGGTCATGGTGGACGGGCCATGGGGGACGGGTCATGGTGGACGGGTCATGGGGGACGGGTCATTTGTGGACGGGCTATGGTGGACGGGCCATGGGGGACGGGCCATGGTGGACGGGCCATGGTGGACGGATCATGGGGGACGGGTCATGGTGGACGGGCCACCATGGGGGACGGGTCATTTGTGGACGGGCTATGGTGGACGGGTCATGGTGGACGGGCCATGGGGGACGGGCCATGGTGGACGGGCCATGGGGGACGGGTCATTTGTGGACGGGTCATGGGGGATGGGTCATGGTGGACGGGCCATGGGGGACGGGTCATTTGTGGATGGGCTATGGTGGACGGGTCATGGTGGACGGGTCATGGTGGACGGGCCATGGTGGACGGGTCATGGAGAACGGGTCATGGGGGGCGGTTCATGGTGGACGGGTCATGGGGGGCGGTTCATGGGGGACGGGCCATAA
- the LOC117745786 gene encoding tetraspanin-7-like isoform X3, whose amino-acid sequence MSPRRMETKPVIFCLKTLLLLYCLVFWVTGVVLLCVGLWWRFMLGPYTSLISSGPSNAPYILTATGAAIVLFGLFGCFATCRGRCWMLRLYAVFLSLVFMIELIAGISGFVFRHEIKGTFLTTYSEAVLRYDGRDDRSLAVDGVQRRLLCCGVHNYTSWLSSLYFPIGGIPASCCVTFSDCSAADLKNATLAARKVHKQGCYELVTSSIEGNMGVIAGGTFSLAFSQLIGTSLACCLSRFISTNQYEMV is encoded by the exons ATGTCTCCCCGCAGGATGGAAACCAAGCCGGTGATCTTCTGCCTCaagacgctgctgctgctctactGCCTCGTCTTCTGG GTGACCGGTGTGGTGCTCCTGTGCGTGGGCCTGTGGTGGAGGTTCATGTTGGGCCCCTACACGTCTCTGATCTCCAGCGGCCCGTCCAACGCGCCGTACATCCTCACCGCCACCGGAGCCGCCATCGTGCTTTTCGGGCTGTTCGGCTGCTTCGCCacctgcagggggcgctgctGGATGTTACGGCTG TacgctgtgtttctgtctctggtCTTCATGATTGAACTCATCGCTGGAATCTCTGGATTCGTCTTTCGCCACGAG ATTAAAGGGACGTTCCTGACGACGTACAGCGAAGCGGTGCTGAGATACGATGGACGGGACGACAGGAGTCTGGCTGTGGACGGGGTTCAACGTAGA ctgCTCTGCTGTGGAGTTCATAACTACACCAGCTGGCTCAGCTCGCTGTATTTCCCTATCGGAGGGATTCCTGCCAGCTGCTGCGTCACTTTCTCCGACTGCAGCGCCGCCGACCTGAAGAATGCCACGCTGGCCGCTCGCAAAGTCCACAAGCAG ggttGTTATGAGTTGGTGACGTCCTCCATCGAGGGGAACATGGGAGTCATCGCTGGAGGGACGTTCAGCCTCGCCTTCTCTCAG CTCATAGGGACGTCTCTGGCTTGCTGTCTGTCTCGCTTCATCAGCACCAACCAGTACGAGatggtgtga